One Ficedula albicollis isolate OC2 chromosome 26, FicAlb1.5, whole genome shotgun sequence DNA segment encodes these proteins:
- the IGFN1 gene encoding immunoglobulin-like and fibronectin type III domain-containing protein 1, whose product MSSHQTVKIFKKSAIPGVVITQFVNDVPQGCSAPDFEKKPLTLTLQEGKNAIFRAVVKGVPAPEVKWSRTRKGMDDPAKYEMSFNSATNEFILQIRSLVLDDSDLYRCCATNAYGEASCCAGLRIIQVGFKRKAKYVPVHAADELKKTLLDSKKLLRKRVVAPKPKPLDKEAVWQLLLHADKRDYEKICMKYGIVDFRGMLKKLQEMRKDTETEQDKLIHSLKNFEHIKVNKEGNAMFSLEMELKNSNSNVYLLKDGERLRYGTGDEYRKHCLRRVGRRYYFTVNDVQPEDAGVYQVRVEDVPVFSTELDAQAIPARFRQPLADVRCAEAGDAEFQCVLCSPCHQPLWLHRSHPLQASDKHQMSVTPDGLRHRLLVRNVGPADSGLYTLDAGQGSSSAWLLVEYAKGKRRQDEGEKIERETSEWLKETMADNERARKLRRQEQAAAEKRPSFSTSSGVEKSGWYRTGQGSSQSRGQGHSIDSDDGSQRFLGKEGLRKTHINGEVGSGQFSGAGLDGDSAATDGSIFGLKGLEGRSRLRAVHSMDPVSGRAGPGGAVGGAGEWNSVDGRGEGVLGAANIDMDDGEGLASQHDKDGNLGDASYRAGFGVAGKLGAGSSVPDGLDPDLAGVGASVGGLFSRTGPEAGAGGNAASAGMAGRMRSHHSKDGHPTVDDMNGAGINREGQTGTPYGKDGLTPHASGQLGQTGRSGSLYGPGGLPGGDGAIPGAGGNSTGEMEALYGPDGQALGAGAGGAGAGGFGSPYGKDGLPGVGGTGAGGFGSAYGKDGGFRAPYGKDGLPAGAGFGGAGAGGFGSPYGKDGLPAGAGGAAGVGGSAGAGGFGSPYGKDGLPAGAGFGGAGAGGFGSPNGKDGFPIGAGVGGAGGAGGLRPLEAGAGGGVGAEGYGVPYGKDGLPAGAGFGGAGAGGYGVPYGKDGLPVGAGAGGASAGGLGSPYGKDGLPAGAGFGGAPGCGFGAAGSPYGKDGLPAGAHADGAGGFGEALYDGQPLGAGVGGSAGGAVSASAGGNVALYGKDGLPLGAGVSGAGGVGGPYGKNGLQVGAGVSGSGGVGSPYGKDGLPVEAGAGGAGGVGGPYGKDGLPAAAGAGGIGGPYVKDGLPAAAGAGGVGGPYGKNGLQVGAGVSGSGGVGSPYGKDGLPVEAGAGGAGGVGGPYGKDGLPAAAGAGAARFPVGGEEAMGSGRGMDATLSRAPGYAGGEGFLGEGSALWGAGSPYGKDRGSAVGMAGTGGVGRLGGDVWDSVSGKGGVGDAGGPGGEYGLDAHLGRSSRGSASDVRGPGNKGSAGDRGSLSGPGGARAEDRDFRQLGSLYGTNSAFGGAGSKSHDRSVDGSSLGGFGQGPLSYGQMSGPGSEPPSANQRNQEPDLDLKANDSLNKTESAGKKRRSVLDDIKVPRCYLNKQLATVRVLKGEPAELSCTVSKDNVTATWFKDGLKLTSMDGVVFEKKGLVHKLIINKADDIHAGKYRFEGGDVKTEASIFVEDPPQVDKVLLKNLTSVPTVAKAGEGVKLRIPFEGRGPIRAAWLKDRMELGDDTRVRVDKTDTCTTLSISSCDRRDCGDYKVRLKNDSGVLEINLKLMVIDKPQPPAGPIKIVERSANNITIQWKPPKDDGGKPVQRYLVERQQVGRNDWETLGETPRSCTSFTTSKVEEEMSYYFRVRAVNAEGVSDALESEEVKAAGKASPGAPDPPEIISTSKDTITISWKAPCKSGASQIMGYIVQKRKKGTVTWLPVTNVPVKDKKLKVPGLKKGVQYEFRVAAVNAAGTGQPSGPSEPAFARDPTKSPGQVQGLKVSSSDSTSVTLTWNKPEVQDGNDVKGYEVEMRPCNSLTWTKCFTLPAESTSCRVQGLQAREKLFLRVRALSDGGPGEPLELEACAGAAAPVVSPRLLIDDTVKSFLVIKAGNPIRVKIPFEGSPEPVVSWLKDGLPLPSQAVVSTEDGSTQLLLRAAQFSDSGTYTVQLGDELGKRETFSFQVQIADIPQPPGAIRLEENVPSTVTVTWDPSASEQWDKNLYYTVLKRESQKGLWHVLGDLIYNNKFTFTRVVPGRDYYFRVVAKNDLGASDPSDTVQPWRIWKKKAEFQVKAQKYRGVNQNQPPRFLVPLRSHVVVTGSECHMSCAVGGHPPPKISWYKDSRDLSRDPNYFCTNDFGVCSLVVLGVTKQDEGEYMVEASNEVGRAYSKAFLAIKDSSL is encoded by the exons ATGAGCAGCCATCAGACAG TAAAAATCTTCAAGAAGTCTGCTATTCCAGGAGTTGTTATCACTCAGTTTGTGAATGATGTTCCACAAGGATGCAGTGCACCTGATTTTGAGAAGAAACCACTCACTCTGACACTGCAGGAAG gtaaaaatgccattttcagagctgtggtcaaaggtgtcccagctcctgaggTGAAATGGTCCCGTACACGGAAAGGAATGGATGATCCTGCCAAGTATGAAATGTCCTTCAACAGTGCTACAAATGAATTCATTCTGCAG ATCAGGAGCCTGGTTCTGGATGACAGTGATTTGTATCGCTGCTGTGCCACCAATGCCTACGGAGAGGCCTCGTGCTGTGCTGGCCTCAGGATCATCCAAG TTGGCTTTAAGAGGAAGGCGAAATATGTTCCTGTTCATGCTGCTGATG AGCTCAAGAAGACACTCCTGGACTCCAAGAAGCTGCTGAGGAAGAG GGTTGTAGCACCAAAACCAAAGCCCCTGGACAAAGAAGCTGTGTGGCAACTGTTGCTGCATGCAGATAAGAGAGATTATGAGAAAATCTGTATGAAATATGGAATTGTTGACTTCCGTGGGATGCTGaagaagctgcaggagatgAGGAAGGACACAGAGACTGAACAAGACAAG TTAATTCACAGTCTTAAAAACTTTGAACACATCAAAGTCAACAAGGAGGGAAATGCtatgttcagcctggagatggagctgaaaaacagcaacagcaacgTTTACCTGCTCAAG GACGGCGAGCGGCTGCGGTACGGGACAGGGGACGAGTACAGGAAGCACTGCCTGAGGAGAGTGGGCAGGCGGTACTACTTCACTGTCAACGACGTGCAGCCGGAGGACGCGGGCGTCTACCAGGTCAGGGTGGAGGACGTCCCTGTCTTCTCAACTGAGCTGGATGCTCAAG CCATCCCGGCGCGGTTCCGGCAGCCGCTGGCGGACGTGCGCTGCGCCGAGGCCGGGGACGCCGAGTTCCAGTGCGTGCTGTGCTCGccctgccaccagcccctgTGGCTGCACCGGAGCCACCCCCTGCAGGCCAGCGACAAGCACCAGATGTCCGTGACACCCGACGGCCTGAGGCACCGGCTGCTGGTCAGGAACGTGGGGCCCGCGGACAGCGGGCTGTACACGCTGGACGCGGGGCAGGGCTCGTCCAGCGCCTGGCTCCTCGTGGAGT ATGCCAAAGGAAAGAGGAGACAGGATGAAGGAGAAAAGATTGAAAGGGAGACATCTGAGTGGCTGAAAGAAACCATGGCAGACAACGAAAGGGCGAGGAAACTTCGGCGCCAAgaacaagctgctgctgaaaagcgCCCTTCCTTTTCCACATCCTCTGGTGTGGAGAAAAGTGGCTGGTACAGAACTGGTCAAGGCAGCAGTCAAAGCAGGGGCCAGGGACACTCCATTGATTCTGATGATGGAAGCCAAagatttttgggaaaagaagGGCTACGCAAAACCCACATAAATGGAGAGGTGGGGTCTGGGCAGTTTTCTGGAGCAGGTCTAGATGGAGATTCAGCAGCCACTGATGGCAGCATCTTTGGGCTAAAAGGCTTAGAAGGCAGAAGTAGGTTAAGGGCTGTCCATAGCATGGACCCTGTGTCAGGCAGAGCGGGTCCTGGTGGGGCAGTAGGAGGGGCAGGTGAATGGAATTCTGTGGATGGCAGAGGTGAgggtgtgctgggtgctgctaACATTGACATGGATGATGGAGAAGGCTTGGCCTCTCAGCATGACAAGGATGGGAATTTAGGTGATGCCAGTTacagggctggttttggggttgcTGGGAAGTTGGGTGCTGGAAGTTCTGTGCCAGATGGGCTTGATCCTGATTTAGCTGGAGTGGGAGCCAGTGTGGGTGGTCTGTTCAGCAGGACTGGTCcagaagctggagctggggggaaTGCTGCAAGTGCTGGAATGGCAGGAAGAATGAGGTCCCACCACAGCAAGGATGGGCATCCCACTGTGGATGATATGAACGGGGCAGGTATAAACAGAGAGGGACAAACAGGGACTCCCTATGGCAAGGATGGCCTGACACCTCATGCCAGTGGTCAGTTAGGGCAGACAGGAAGATCTGGCTCACTGTATGGGCCAGGAGGCCTTCCAGGTGGAGATGGGGCTATACCTGGTGCTGGTGGCAATTCCACAGGAGAAATGGAGGCTTTGTATGGTCCAGATGgtcaggcactgggagcaggtgctggtggtgctggtgcaGGGGGATTTGGATCTCCCTATGGAAAGGATGGTCTCCCAGGTGTTGGGGGTACTGGAGCAGGGGGATTTGGATCTGCCTATGGAAAGGATG GGGGATTCAGAGCTCCCTATGGAAAGGATGGtctcccagctggggctggttttggtgGTGCTGGTGCAGGGGGATTTGGATCTCCCTATGGAAAGGATGGtctcccagctggggctggtggtgctg CAGGTGTTGGCGGTAGTGCTGGTGCAGGAGGATTTGGCTCTCCATATGGAAAGGATGGtctcccagctggggctggttttggtgGTGCTGGTGCAGGGGGATTTGGATCCCCAAATGGAAAGGATGGTTTTCCCATTGGAGCAGGTGTTGGTGGGGCTGGTGGTGCAGGGGGACTTCGGCCACTTGAAGCAGGTGCTGGGGGTGGTGTTGGTGCAGAGGGATATGGAGTTCCCTATGGAAAGGATGGtctcccagctggggctggttttggtgGTGCTGGTGCAGGAGGATATGGAGTTCCCTATGGAAAGGATGGTCTCCCAGttggggctggtgctggtggggcTAGTGCAGGGGGACTTGGTTCTCCCTATGGAAAGGATGGtctcccagctggggctggttttggtgGTGCTCCAGGTTGTggttttggagctgctggatctCCTTATGGAAAGGATGGTCTGCCAGCTGGAGCACATGCTGATGGTGCAGGAGGATTTGGAGAGGCTTTATATGATGGTCAGCCACTTGGAGCAGGTGTTGGCGGTAGTGCTG GTGGTGCTGTTTCTGCAAGTGCCGGGGGAAATGTAGCTCTCTATGGAAAGGATGGTCTCCCACTTGGAGCAGGTGTTAGTGGTGCAGGGGGCGTTGGGGGTCCCTATGGAAAGAATGGTCTGCAAGTGGGAGCTGGTGTAAGTGGCTCAGGGGGGGTTGGTAGTCCCTATGGAAAGGATGGTCTACCAGTTGAAGCAGGTGCTGGTGGTGCAGGTGGAGTTGGGGGTCCCTATGGAAAGGATggtctcccagctgcagcaggtgcaggGGGCATTGGGGGTCCCTATGTAAAGGATggtctcccagctgcagcaggtgcaggGGGCGTTGGGGGTCCCTATGGAAAGAATGGTCTGCAAGTGGGAGCTGGTGTAAGTGGCTCAGGGGGGGTTGGTAGTCCCTATGGAAAGGATGGTCTACCAGTTGAAGCAGGTGCTGGTGGTGCAGGTGGAGTTGGGGGTCCCTATGGAAAGGATggtctcccagctgcagcaggtgcagggg ctgctcgtTTCCCTGTTGGAGGTGAGGAAGCAATGGGATCTGGCCGTGGCATGGATGCCACactgagcagagctccaggataTGCAGGAGGAGAGGGCTTCCTTGGGGAAGGCTCTGCACTGTGGGGTGCAGGGTCTCCCTATGGCAAGGACAGAGGGTCAGCTGTAGGCATGGCTGGTACAGGTGGGgttgggaggctgggaggggatgtTTGGGACTCAGTCAGTGGTAAAGGAGGTGTGGGAGATGCTGGTGGGCCAGGTGGTGAATATGGGCTGGATGCACATCTTGGCAGATCTTCGAGAGGCTCTGCCAGTGACGTCAGAGGGCCAGGGAACAAAGGTTCAGCTGGTGACAGAGGGTCTCTGTCAGGTCCAGgaggagccagggcagaggaCAGAGATTTCAGACAGTTGGGCTCCCTTTATGGCACAAATTCTGCCTTTGGAGGGGCAGGGAGTAAATCCCACGACAGATCTGTTGATGGGAGTAGTTTGGGTGGATTTGGTCAAGGTCCACTGAGTTATGGCCAGATGTCAGGTCCTGGTAGTGAACCTCCTTCAGCAAACCAGAGAAACCAGGAACCTGACCTGGATCTTAAAGCAAATGATTCCCTGAACAAGACAGAAAGCGCAGGAAAAAAGAGACGGAGTGTCCTGGACGATATCAAAG TCCCACGCTGTTACCTCAACAAGCAGCTGGCAACCGTGCGAGTGCTGAAGGGGGAGCCAGCTGAGCTGTCCTGCACTGTCAGCAAGGACAACGTGACAGCAACCTGGTTTAAGGATGGCCTGAAG TTAACAAGCATGGATGGAGTCGTCTTTGAAAAGAAAGGTCTTGTCCACAAACTGATCATTAACAAAGCAGATGATATTCATGCTGGGAAATACAGGTTTGAAGGTGGAGATGTGAAAACTGAAGCTTCAATTTTTGTAGAAG ATCCTCCCCAGGTGGACAAAGTCCTCCTCAAGAACCTGACCAGTGTCCCCACCGTGGCCAAGGCTGGGGAGGGTGTGAAGCTGCGGATCCCGTTTGAGGGTCGGGGGCCCATCAGGGCAGCGTGGCTGAAggacaggatggagctgggggatGACACCAGGGTCCGTGTGGACAAGACAGACACCTGCACCACGCTGTCCATCTCCTCCTGCGACAGGAGGGACTGTGGGGATTACAAAGTCAGGCTCAAGAACGACAGTGGTGTCCTGGAGATCAACCTAAAGCTCATGGTGATAG ACAagccacagcccccagcaggacCCATCAAAATTGTAGAAAGGTCTGCCAACAACATCACCATCCAGTGGAAGCCCCCAAAGGACGATGGGGGCAAACCAGTGCAAAGGTACCTCGTGGAGAGGCAGCAGGTGGGCAGGAACGACTGGGAGACTTTGGGAGAaacccccaggagctgcaccagcTTCACCACGAGCAAAGTGGAGGAAGAGATGAGCTACTACTTCAGGGTGAGGGCTGTGAATGCTGAGGGAGTGAGCGATGCGCTGGAGTCAGAGGAAGTGAAGGCTGCTGGTAAAG CTTCCCCTGGTGCCCCCGATCCCCCTGAGATCATCAGTACCAGCAAGGACACCATCACCATATCCTGGAAAGCTCCTTGTAAATCCGGTGCTTCCCAAATTATGGGATACATTGTTCAGAAACGCAAGAAGGGCACTGTGACCTGGCTGCCAGTCACCAACGTGCCTGTCAAAG ACAAGAAGCTGAAGGTGCCCGGCCTCAAGAAAGGTGTGCAGTACGAGTTCCGTGTGGCAGCTGTCaatgctgctggcacaggacagcccaGTGGCCCCTCCGAGCCCGCCTTTGCCCGGGACCCCACCA AATCTCCAGGCCAAGTGCAGGGCCTTAAAGTGAGCAGCAGCGACAGCACCAGTGTCACCTTGACATGGAACAAACCTGAAGTACAAGATGGGAATGACGTGAAAGGCTATGAGGTGGAGATGAGGCCCTGTAACAGCCTCACCTGGACCAAGTGCTTcaccctccctgcagagagcacCTCGTGCAGGGTCCAGGGCCTGCAGGCCAGGGAGAAGCTGTTCCTGCGCGTCAGGGCCCTCAGCGACGGCGGCCCCGGGGAGCCCTTGGAGCTGGAGgcttgtgctggagctgctgctcctgtgg TCTCTCCCAGGTTGCTGATAGATGACACAGTGAAAAGCTTCCTGGTTATAAAAGCAGGGAATCCCATCCGGGTGAAGATTCCCTTTGAG GGATCTCCCGAGCCCGTGGTGAGCTGGTTAAAGGATGGActgccccttcccagccaggctgtggtgAGCACCGAGGATGGGagcacccagctgctgctcagggcagcccAGTTCAGTGACAGCGGCACCTACACCGTGCAGCTTGGGGACGagctggggaaaagggaaaccTTCAGCTTCCAGGTTCAAATTGCAG